GTATCTTTTAAGTGGCacatttaggtcatttacattcaatgttagtattgaaatacGAGATACTGTTTTGTTCATCCTACTAGTTGGTGCCTGAAtaccttgggtttttttttcattgtgttattgttttataggccctgtgagatttatgctttaagatGGTTCAATTTTAGTGTGTTTTGAggttttatttcaagatttagaattccttttagcatttcttagtGATGGTTTGGTactggtgaattctctcagcatttttttttttttttttttttttttggtctgcaaAAGACTTTATCTGTCCTTCAttcatgaagcttagttttgctggatacaaaattcttggctggcaattattttgtttgaggaggctaaaAATATGACCCCAGttccttctggcttgtagggtttctgctgagaaatctgctgttaatctgatcgGTTTTCCTTTATAGCTTACCTGATACTTTTACTTtgcagctcttaagattctttccatCATCTTGAcattagataacctgatgaccgTGTGCCTAGGTGGAGATCTTTTTGCAGTGAATTTCATGGgtattctttgagcttcttgtatttgaatgtctagatCACTAGTGAGTCTAGGGAAATTTTCCTCAATTGTTCCCTTAAATAAGTTTTCTAGACTTTTAGATTCCTCTTCTTCCTTatgaacaccaattattctttggTTTGgctgtttaacataatcccagacttcttggaggctttgttcaattttattaaattcttttttctttgtctttgtctgattgggctaatttgaaagccttgtcttcaagttctgaaggtctctcttctacttgttctagtctattgttgacactttccagtgcattttgtatttctataagtgtgtctttcatttccagaaattgtgattgtttttctttatatctatttCTGTGGAGAATTTTTCATCCATATTCTGTATTGTTTCTTagatttctttaagttggtttttacctttctctggtatctccaTGAGTAGcttaatcaaccttctgaattcttcatCTGGCAATtcaaagatttcttcttggtttaacTGCATTGCTGGCAAGCTAGTGTGGCCTTTTGGGGATGTTATcaaaccttgttttgtcatatttccAGAATCGCTTTTCTGATTCCTTCTGATTTGGGTAAACTATTTCAGTGGAAAAGCCCGGAACTCAaggttcagattcttttgtcccacagggtgacCCCTTGATGTGgtgtcctccccctcccccaagggATGGGCCTTCCTGAGAGCTGGACTGCAATGATCATTATTGTTCTTGCACATCTAGCCACTCAGTAGGGCTACCAGGCTCGGGGCTGGTGCTGGGAAAtttctgcaaagagtcctgtgatgtgattcatcttcaggtctcccagccgtggataccagcacctcCTCTGGTAGAGGACGTAGGGGAGTAAAGTACACTCTATGAGAGTCCTTGGTTATAGATATGTTTAGTGTCCTGGCTTAATCAAATACTGATTATGCTAGCAGTGATATTTTCACATGGACAGACTTAGTACCTCTGGTTAGCCAGAATGTTGCAGGCAGTGGAATTAGctgctgttttcttcttccttggtACAGGGTTATTCTATCATTTCTATCATGAGTTACTGTAATGTCctgagttggttggcctccagccagggggTGGCACCTTCAAGACAGCACAAGCTATGATAGTAGACAGGGGAATGTAAGCTTGCCCTAAGTTGGCCAggataagtatttgggtttatcaGGTGATGTGCAGGGCCATCAAGCTCTCAATAGTTTGTGTGTTTTGTGATCAGCTACCAGGGCAGGGAAAAAAATACCATCAGGTTGGGGCAGAGTTAGGtgggtctgagctcagactctccttgtgTAGGGCCTGCCGTGGCCACTGTGGGGTACGCAGGGTGGTTCTTGGGCCAGTGGAGTTATGTTCCAGAGGTGATTTTGGCTGCCTCTGTTGCCAAGGAAGTTGGGGAAAGCCTGTGCGATAGGCCTTACCTAGCTCCCACACAGTTGGCAAGGCCAGTCTTGCTcctaccatgccctgctaacaGCGCCAGTGTCTCCAGGCAGCCAGTGCAGGGTGGTGGTTGGGGGTGGCGGGCAGATCAGACCTTGCCCGTGCTATAAACTTCCCCACTGACAAAGCAAGTATGGCTTTCAGGTCTCACCTGCCCCTTCCTGTCTGCCCACACTGTCAGTAGTGGCTTCTGTGCTCCTTTCTGTAGCATTTCCCATTCACCACCCAGATTCCGCTCAAAAGAGTTTGTGCCCAGTTGAAATTATTACAGAGTTCAGTTGGAAGCTTCTTTCACCCTGTGACCACTCCCAAATTCTGCCAGCCACCTTTCCCGAGGGCCCCTGTGAGATATAGTCAgggatggcttccctgggctcGAGCTGGAGAATGGGAGTGCCTCCAAGGCTCTTCCCACTGCtccttctacttttatattttgcgCTAAATTTGTTCcagctctaggtaaggttaaatccttctcccgtaatctggattttcaggttccccAATGGGGGTATTTGTTGAGAGGCAGGATTTCCCCCTCcacactttgggaactcacaGTTTTTTACCTatcttgtggaatttgcagtggcATGCCGCTTTTTTCAAAGGATCTGtaaattcttttggttttccCAGTATGTTCCTGCAGTGGCTCTTGGAGCAAAAGTCAAcagtgtgagtctccacatgttGCTCTGTCCATCCAAGTTGGAGCTGCACGTTAGCCCTGTCTCCTATCTGCCATCTTCCTCTGCACATCTATTGTGAGTTTTTTGAAGGAAGATGCATTATCTTATTGATCCTATTTTTACTCACACCATGGCATATGTTTCTGAATTTATCTGATGTATGCCACCAAATAATAATCCACATGGAagacatatatttatttacaaaataaaaagacctTTTTGCTGAATGCAGTGTCTGGATGGGACGCCTCttgaaaattctaaaacaaatatttttagggGGAATTCTGGGAGGACTGTCAAAACTTGAAGTGCATTTACGctttgacccagaaatttcacttctaGCAATTTATTCTATAAGAAATGATTGTACAAATGCACAGAAGTGTTTATACAAAAGTGTTTATtatagcaagaaagaaagaaagaaagaaaaggatgtttagAAAAAGGATGTAACCTTTTTTAGTCTGTTTACTAAATTCTAATACATTTGTATAATGAAATATTAGTAAATACTATGCAGTTACAACAAAACATAAGCTGAACTGGAAACTTATTGACGTTTTGTTATATGAAAAAGAAGCTACAGAACAGTCTATAGCATATGTTTTCGTTTGTGTAAAGAATAAAACATGTGCACATTCATGTATATGTGCAGATATTCACCAAATTGCTTATGGTAATGACCTCTCGGGTGGAGGCAGATTCCAGCAGATTGAGGGAGCAGAGACAAAGACTGACCTTCATCTATCTTTGTGTCCTTCTGAGGTGTTTGAATTATTTACAATTAGTATTACTTTTACAATTATCATGCCCATTTAAAAcaactgaggctgggcacagtggcttatgtctgtaatcctgacactttgggagaccgaggcaggaggattgcttgaggccaggagtcttagaccaccctgggcaacatagagagaccctgtctctacaaaataaataagtaaataaaacaccTGAAACACTACAGATTTACCCTTAGCTCTCTTCCATAACACCAACCTTTTCAAAATATGCTACATCACAATTTTTAAGAATGTCTTGAGCTCAGAACATGTCTATTCTATACTATCAAGCTGATCTTTTAAGTAGCACATAGTAGAATTAAAACCTAAGTAGATTTTGTTATTCTAACTGTTTATCAACATTTTCAGCAATGTCTTCAATGATCAGAAATCAAGAAAAGAGGATACAGAAAGTAAAAGACCAGGAAAAAATGTTACTAAAATGACTCGTTGCTTGCCTATTCTTTACAGAGGAATGAGGCCCAATTAATTGTGGTGTTACTTGTAATTAGTGCCctgtgtactttttctttttatgtgaaaatttaataaaagataCCCTGTCTTGTAAActctattttgaaataaactaTTCTTGAATCCCTCACAGTAAAACTTCAAATATCTACTAGCTAGTATTCATACATTGTAACAATTAATACCTATAAAGTATTCATACATAATAAGGTATAATTACCTTATAAGGTGATTAATTATAAGATATAATTTGTGCTTATTCTAATATATTGGAATAATTGTGGTTTTTTATTGTTACTGGTCCCAAGACAAtagaatctattttattttattttattctacttaaattttaatttaatttaaatgttttattcaatCTAATTTAGCTTCAAAAAAAATCTGGGGGAAGAACTACTTTCACATGAAAGTGAAAGATGTGGTGTAATACCAAGGACAGAGGACAAATTTCAGCATACTAACAGGGACTCATTTTGTGACTATGAACTCACTGTTCTGTCAATATCAGTGAGGGTAATCAGATAACCTAACATCAGGGCCCCCAGTCAAAACTTTTACAAAAGTTTCCCTTTTTTGCATATTAATaatagtaaagaaagaaaatgattttgttaCTCTTTAGCAAGTTGGTAACTTCTAGATTATATCTATTCAGTCtgctttaattaaattttaataaattagggGGGTTTATATGTGAactaaataaaatgagagaagaacaaatacaaaaatgtatcaGTTGTGTCAAAACATCAGGGACAATGTGGCAGATGGCTAGCTGTCCAACATGAATCTTATGTTCCTGTTGTATAACCTGGAATTGTCACTGAGAAACAGCTGCCCAGCAAGAGTCTCTATTTCCCAATCCTGCCTCCCCTTGTATATGGGTGTGGCCTGAGGGTTCTCATTAACAGAATGTGGACAGAGCAATATGTGGCACTTTCAGGTCAAAGTGTTAACATGCATGGGTGTTCTTCCTAACTTTATTTTCCTCTCCATGGGCTGGATGCAGAGGACATGAGGGTTATTATAGGGGATGGCAGAGCCACAGGGCAGAAGGGAGTCTGGGTAACTGAATCTCTGCAAGGAGGGGAGCTGCCCTCCTGCCAGGAAGACTCACTGCTGACAGTTACATGAGCAAGAAATCGGCCTCTGGTGCTGCAGCCTTCTTAAATGGATGGTGTCTATTACAGCAGCTAGCAGCAGCCCTAACCTATGCAGACAACAAATGGAGTAGGGCATGCATGCTCTCACCAGAAGATCCTCATGCTTCTGCTCTCAAGGACAATGTTAGAACTGTAAGCACATCCaattttaagtgaatttttaaaatataaagtgtaaTATTTCTCTCTTAGATCAGTTGGCTTTACTGaaagattaattttaattttaccagGTAGTGATAAAATAGCCAGTAATAGAATTCTAGAGAGACTTTTACTTAAATTGTTTTACCTTTAATTTTCCTCATGGGCATGTTTGGGCATTCCATGCAGTAATGGTGAATGCCTTCTGCAGAGCTTACTGGTACAATATAAAATTCATTATGAAGTCTGTAAACAGTACACATGAATTTAACATAAAAGTGCTATGAGCCAAAAACTGTCAAACATAGTTCTTTTAAGCACTTTCTAATGCTATTTTCAGTTGGGTTTATTCTTTTCAGCAAAGACCATCTGTTTAAAAGgattaaacattatttcactGATAGATGTTAAActtattaaaagttattttaacatgTAAGAATTCATTTTCAAGTACAGGCGTGCTGAATTTCCCTCCAGTCAAAGGTGAACTTTGAGAATAAATATTGTCAACTTTTTCTCCaaagggaggagaaaaacagAATCTTCATGTCTTCTGTACCTTTTgatgtttgcttttctgtatatGTCTCTTATTAGTGgaggaaaatatttgtattttattttacatctaGGCTATTGTGATACTAAAATTTAGACAAATAATTCAGACATCAAATGAAGATATTAAAATTCAGGTTTTATTATTTGTTCAGTTATaataatttaaagttaatatttgcTGTATTCTCAGAGCAAAGATGTATTTCTGTACCACTGTCCTGTATAAATTTGTTACCCAAGATGGTGACTGGtatgaaaggagagggaagagggtgaCAGATGGAAACGATTGCTGTAGGACAGTCCATCTGTCCAGAtgcggtgggggaggggagaagaagtGGGAGAGAGATGGTCCTACAGATGCTCTCATGGGTAAATGATGGGTGCGTCCCTCCCTGCAGTCGGGCTGTGCCTGTACTTCACAGTCCTCTAAGAGGTGTCATTCAGGCCACCTCACTCAGCCTATGCCCAACCCCACTCACGTTCCCTTTCCTTATGGGCTGCCCCCACAACTGACTTCCATGATGATTGGTTCTCATTAGGCCCCTTGTTTCTACACCAGCCTTAGATCATTAAGACAAAGACGTACTTGCTACCCTCATAGCACATAACAACGCCTGGCAGatgaaaatcaaacaaaaagcATTAGGCAGTCTTAGAGCATTATCTTGTATCCTTACTAATCACATCCAGACCAGATATTTTCTAATCACAGTTTCATATCATGTTAACTTTTTAAGCataaaatgtgtatgtagtaaAAAGTGCTTTTCAAGCTGTACCAATAGGAAGTCAGCTATGTTTGAGTGAGGCTTATTTTACTACCATAGTTTAAGATCACCTAAAGACTCAAGCTTGAACCCTGGGCAGCTGGTTAATGTTTTTGCTCCATGACCACAGTTCACACCTGAAGCTTAGCCAAGTCACTCCCCAAGAGAATCAAGCCCTAAAGTAATAATGGATCAGCACAAGTCTGTCAATCAGTGCCACAGGGAAAAGAAGTTCACATTCACTGGAAGcattatctgtgtgtgtgtgcatatatatacacacatatatatttctgcaCATTAGACATATATATTTCTGCACAGTAGACAAAATCCACTAGCAAATTTGAAACAATTCAGATGGCTGAATTTGGAGTCACACTGcctttattttattcagtgtgtTCCACAACCTCAGCCTCTTCCACATTGTTCTACAGCTTCTCCATTACTTTGCAAACTGAATCAGTGAATCCCCCACCATGCGTGAACCACTTTATCCTCATGGCCAGTTTCTAGGAATCTATTGCTGCATTCTTCCCAGCGGGTAACTCCCCCATTCTCTACCAACACAAACTTCCACTCCACCACTGTATCTGCAGGCAGGAAAATGGAATGAGACCAGAACCCATCCTTGTTACAGTGGAGTGGGATGTAAGTGTTCCATCTCCCAAGACATTCATGGTCTCCAGTTACTGCAATGAATTGCACATCAGTGCTTGTGACATAATGGACCTGGAACCTGACACTAACTTGCTGAGACCCTGCAGGCATCACTGCTACCCTTTCCATTTTCCCATGCACTTGCTGACCTCTTGCTTCCACCAGAGTGCTTCTTCCATTGTCCATTCCCTGGTTTAGGTTTAACACTGGAGCCTTAAGACTGCCACCCACACCAACATCCCCCCAAGATGAGTGCCTAGACACCATTTCCCACTCCTCGTGGTCAACCCGGTCCTGACTGTTCAAATGAGAGAGGCTCATTTCTTCTTTAGCTCTGTTCTTGAGCAGGTTGCTAGAAGGCAACTTCTCTGCAAAACATGTAGCTGCTTTAGCAGATATCTCTTGTCCTTTTTGGAATCCCCATTCTCCCATAGGAGATTCAAGGCTTTCATTTCTTGAAACTTCAGAGTGACTCCTAGAGTTACTGGTCTCAGAGGTAGCTGGAGCTTCTGTGTCTGGAAACTGTCCAGAAAGAACATGTTCTCTTGAATTGTCACAGACTTCCCTGGAAGGATTCTGCAATCTCCATGATGCTGCTTGCAGGTTACCAAGGTCTTTGGTCTTAGAAATCAAATGTCCATTGCTTTCTTGAAGATGCTCtaagaaatcaaaggaaaaatgtAATAGAGTCGGGTAgttcatttaagaaaaaagtcAGGCTGAGAAAATAGATTTAGTTACTGAAAGCTTTACTACTAATCAATCTGCAATTCACAAAGTCCCCCTCTATTAAAATCAGGTACTACTTAATTAACCAGTATGCTCCCAACACTGTGCTCTAAGAATACACATGTATATCTGACAACAAAAGGGACATCCAGGGGTATCAGTGTGCCAGCACAAGTGTAAATGAAGTGGTAAGCTGTAGAGGCAGACGTGTAACCCCCCCATGGTCCCCAGTCTCCACAGTCCAGGCCATACTGGCATGCAGCCAAGTTAAGTTGCTTGGCTCCTATCATCAAagaatgttgtccaggctgtggGGCAAAGGGCTGCGTGGCTACGTTACAAACCAGAAGAGTACACTTGTTCTCCCAGGGGAGGCGTGCAGGGCAGGGATTGGCTCTCGCGGACCTGCGGGCAGATCAGCAGGAGCCGTCACCTTGGGGAGATACGGAGAACAGCAGTGCTTCCCTGGGCAGGAGTGGAGGGAGAATTGGGGGAAGGGGCTGGTTTCTCCTTGCCAATCCCATATGCATTAGGAACCTCCTCAACAAAACGGTGTTTTGTATCCCCTTCCATtgtaagcactttttaaaaaatgttcttaaaaatacaaaatccaagTCCTCTAAAAATGCAGTTTCCTTCTTGGCCATGCCATTGGTAGTCCAAATAGCTCCCTACAAGATTGAAATCTCCAAATCATACATACAATCAGCACAGCTGTGGTTTTATGTggtgtg
This DNA window, taken from Pan troglodytes isolate AG18354 chromosome 3, NHGRI_mPanTro3-v2.0_pri, whole genome shotgun sequence, encodes the following:
- the STBD1 gene encoding starch-binding domain-containing protein 1, which encodes MGAVWSALLVGGGLAGALFVWLLRGGPGDTGKDGDAEQEKDAPLGGAAIPGGHQSGSSGLSPGPSGQELVTKPEHLQESNGHLISKTKDLGNLQAASWRLQNPSREVCDNSREHVLSGQFPDTEAPATSETSNSRSHSEVSRNESLESPMGEWGFQKGQEISAKAATCFAEKLPSSNLLKNRAKEEMSLSHLNSQDRVDHEEWEMVSRHSSWGDVGVGGSLKAPVLNLNQGMDNGRSTLVEARGQQVHGKMERVAVMPAGSQQVSVRFQVHYVTSTDVQFIAVTGDHECLGRWNTYIPLHCNKDGFWSHSIFLPADTVVEWKFVLVENGGVTRWEECSNRFLETGHEDKVVHAWWGIH